In the genome of Cervus elaphus chromosome 5, mCerEla1.1, whole genome shotgun sequence, the window TGGGGAGGTGTTTAGAATGGAAAGATGTCTCAGGATGATAAACACCAGGACTTCACAGACTCCAAACTAGACGTGAGTTTTTCAACAGAAGTCCTCAAGCCTCTAAATACAGCAGCTGTCTGACAGCTGGAGGAGGAGACGCCTCCTTTGTAGTGACCGAGACCCTCCATCCCTTGGCATCAAGTCCCTGTAATAGGTGTGGACACAGGTTCAGTACTTTGCCCAAGTTGTTAAAAAAGCAACAAGGACAGGAACGCTAGCCAACGCCTCGAGGCCTGTGGCTGCACCCACATGTAAGTGAGCTCAAAATAAGCTTcaggtggggtgggcagggcagcacTGCCTGGGCCCAGTCCATGGAGGCTAGTCCTCCTTGCTCTCGGGCCTCAGTGCAGGGAACTGTACAACAGGCTCTGCAAACTCGGACCATGTCATTGAGGGGGAGAAATTCCTCAGTGAAACTTGCACGGCAGAGAATACCTCCCTTTCAGCAACTCATGCAGCTGTGAAAAGGTAAACGCGCTAGATGCTGAAGGTGAGTAGTTACGACCGGGTTGCACTGAAACTTGAGTTTCTCTGAGTTAGACCTGATTAAAGGAATAACCTGGTGAGACAATGAGAAGATACTTACACATCAGCAAAATAGATTATTCTAATAGAAGATTCTGATCTGACCCTAATTCCTCTGTTTTTAATTCTAAAGAGTCAATGACCTTTTTATGAGAAACTTAAAAGACTTCAGTATTGAATACATACAATACTGTTGTGGCGTCTCCCGGTTTATTAGGAAGGGAGCCTTCGTGTGTACACAGGAGCCAAAGGCACCAGTTtatcctccccgcccccacaccgGAAGGACTGCAGAACTGCCCCGAGGCAGGGACAACGCTCACGACACACCATTCAGGTTAGGCCACTGACCTTCTGGGGCTGAAAGAGTCCAAAGACCCCCACGGGGAGACTGAGAACCAAAACTCCCGAGAGCTAGGGCTGGGGTCCAGGCAGTGCTTCCTCTATGGCCCCGTTACTGTCAGTACGACACCCCCAGGGTTCCCCTCTGAGCAGCCCTCAGACAACTCTGACCTGTGACTGGGTCCAAAGGGGTGCATGCTCAGAGGGGAGAGACTGTAGGAATTGTcattccttttcctccttttttcataGTGGTCTACAACCAGATAGGTACAAAAACAGGCAGTTcacttagtccacttttatataTAATCTAAAGGGCATGCTACTACTTCCAAGTGCCCGATTCCCACTTTAAAGCTTCACATCTGATGCTTTGTGGCAACCAAGATACTACTCTTCTATGCATTAAATCCCACAGTGGTCTTCatgagacagagaatgagagaaagcaACTCACCATCATGGGACTGGTAGCTCTGGTCTGCCAGGTCTTGATAAAATAAGACATAGCAGCAAATCAATGAATCAAAACCTTATAGTATAGATGCCCCCACCCCAGATGAACGCTGGCCCCTCATTGGCACGGTTCAGCACCTCCCCAACCATCCGTTAGAACAGAACACTGCCGGACAGCAGTCCTGAGAAACAGTCAGTCAGGGGAGGGGGGGTGTGCAAAACAGCGAGCACAGCTTGTCCTCCACCAAGGCTTAGTTGAGGGGACGTGCATGTCACAGAGGATTTAAGCCACTGATTGGGGGCCGCCAGGACTGGAACAGAGGTATCAGTCATGACAAAGGTCTGCTTTTTCTTGCCAGCTCGGCCAGCTCTTCCCTGATGTGCTGCACAGAAGCCTCGTCTCTCTTCAGTTCCGCTTGCCTCAGTGCTTCCCTATAGGTCTCTTCTGCTTGTGCGTACAGTTCTGGAACAGCCcgagagaagggagaaaatgcaTGTTTCATCGTGATTCTAAAACATTCTGAAGAGAAAGCACGTGTGACGGGACAGCGCTAGTTCACGGTGTGAGACAAGTTATGACCCTGGGACGCCCGGACCTCAGGGAGCCCTTCCCTGATGGAAGTTCGGGTAAGGGACCTGTCCCTGCAGGTTTCTGAGCAGAGGGCAGAGCTTCCTGAGGACACATCGAGCTCTCCACATGCCAACAAGGAGGAGCCTGCGGAGCACTCCAGAAACAAGGGACCACGGCCTCACCACCTGCCCTCAGCCCACCACCCAGGTCCCCGACCCACCAAGGGGTGCCCCGCGCCCACACCTCTGTGCGTCAGGACTGCAGCCAGGTTGCTGAGCAGCACGTGCAGTTCAGGGTGTGCCACCTGCCTCGCCAGGTCTGACGCCCTCTGTGCGTGAACACAGGCCTCGTCAGTGCGGCCCTGTGTGTCCAGGGTAGTGGCCAGGTCGTTCAGCAGCACGATGGTCTACATGGGAGAAAACAGCTGCTGCTTGCAAgcgaagatctgctggagaagggaacagctacccactccagtattcttgggcttccctggtggctcagctggtaaagaatctgcccgtagtgcaggagacctggattcaatccctgggtgggaagatcccccagagaagggaacggctacccactccagtattctggcctggagatctGCCATGGacttgtccatggggttgcaaagggtcagacacgactgagcaactcttcACTTTCCACAGCCCTAGTGTCTGGTGCTCTGTGGATGCCCTGAAAGGCTCTTTCCTAGCGGTGCCCCTTGGGGTCAGGTGTGAGCCTCTAAGTCAGGTGCATTTATCATTTGCACTGCACAGCAGCAGTCTGACCCTCTGGAAAATGATACAAACCTGGAAACTAGGTAGCAGGATGAATATTACTTAAAAATTGTCAAAAAAGCAGCAGCAAATAAACATAGCAAAAGGTAGTGACGCATCCTATGGCAAACCAGTACTCTCGGTGACCTCTGGGCAGACCTAGTACCTCCCTGGCAGCCTCAGACCCTTCCTAGAAcggagggtggggggagtggaTGCAGCAGGGCCCTGTGCTGAGGGTCTGTCTGCATTTCCTATTCTGGATTCTGAAACCTTCGTCTTAAAACACCTGCTGTTTTTAGACGCCCCCACCCCTTACCTGTGGGTGTCTTTCTCCGAGTATTTCCTCAGAAATCCGCAGAGCTTTTTCATACATCCTCTGTGCCTGAGATGGCTGCTGGGAGAAGAGCAGGTAGCGTGCGTAGGTGTCCAGACACATGCCCAGAAGGAGCCGTGTGTTGGCCTTGTCATCCGCTGAGAAGGAAACGCGAGCAGTTCTGGGTGCAATGAGCACAACCACAAGTGGGGGCAGAGACGGGGCCAAGCGCCCTGAACACTGTCACTAAACAGTCCTCTTGACCTATACTTTAACACAAGGTGATTAACATCTACACTGGTTCTTGGACCAGTGAGTGTTGGGAAGGGGGGATTCACCAAACCAACAAATAGGTGTATCCAAGAATTCAACTCCCCTGACACCACCTACCCAGAGAGTCCCCAGgtaaccccccaccccactccagacACCAGTCCAGGGTGTCACCTGGAGATCAGAGGTTCCCAGGACCCCTCCCCTCAGGTTCAGTCAGTTTGCTAGGGTGGCTCACAGATCACCTGTCTCTATAAGGGTTCAACTCAGGAACAGGGGAGGCATCCCGCCCTGTCCAGGTGCCACTGTCCCTGTGCCCTCCAGAAGAGCCCCAAGCCCCACCCTCTGGGGTGTTGATGGTGGCGTCTTTATTAAAGCACTCGGAACTGAGTCACCTTCCACCCCAGTCAGGGGTGAGACTGAAGGCTCCATCCCTCCAACCACATGGTTGGCTCCACGGGCAACCAGCCCCTGTGCTTAACAATCGGCTGAATCACTAACATCACTCAAATTACTAAATCACTCCCCACTTAGGAAATGTGAAGCATCTGGGGAGTTCTGAGGCAGGAACTATGATGAACAAAGACCAATGTATGAGACATTTTCATCATCTGAAATAGATGATGAAATAGATGaaccaaatacatatttcttataaGTCACAATTACTGTAACATAAGTAATGAACCTTTCCATACCTTTTAAGACAAAGTCCACAAATGGATtaaaacagtattatttttagtttgaaaCTAATATTACCTAGCATGAACCAGGTGAAGATAAACTAGAAGGACAACAAAAAGCCTAGGGCCAATAAAATTTTCTGGTATGAAAACAGCACTACAGAAAAGAACCAGAGAACACTCAGAGTCCTGGGATGGAGAGtcacaacccaatttaaaaaacagcTAATCTATTTTTTGAAGAACAGTAATAAAGGCCACAGTGTATGGCAGCTTCCAACATACCATGTCTGAAAAAGAAGAGCCAGACAGCAGGGCTGGGGACCAGCAGCTAACAGCAGTCGGCCAAGTAAAAGGCCTTGGAGCCACAACACAAACAGCACATAAGTGGTGGTGAACCGGCGGAAAGGACACACTGCAGACAGCTCAGCGGAGGGGAATGTTCACACGAAGGACTCAGCGGTTCCCTCGGATAGCCTCACGGAGCACAATTACTGGACGCCTACGTGAAGGGGTTCAGACGGGTCTGTTTACCAACAAAGGGATTGCCACACTGAATACAACTCCTTCTGTATCTTCCAAGTTTAAATGGTGCACAGACTTTAAAGATGACAATGTTGCCAAATAACTATATGATCAGTTACTAAGGGGATagtttaaataaaacaatgcaaataaagtatctaaaaaaaaaaaaaaaaaaattaaaaaaaaaaaaaaaaaagtatctaaaaAATAATCTCAGACAGTAatagtgaaaataaaacttttcttctAGTAAAAATCCAAAGTTCTTAATCTAACCTAGTTATATATAAAAGGTAAATGATAATCATTTTAAAACCAAATTAGGaatagtttttatttaaatagatcaccttacaaattttaaattatctttaaacaAAAAGCACATATAAATTTatggatagggacttccctgctggcccagtggttaagactctgagcacccaatgcagggagcccaggttcgatccctggtcagggaactagatcccacatgctgcaactaagacctggtgcagccaaataaatgaataaatttaaaaaaatttatggatAAATATAACCAACATAAAAAAGTGAAACTTTATAAAATGGCACCAAATATCATTTAAGATACCATTTTTCTGTATTAAAAGGAAATgctgaaacaataaaaatatatcttactAGAAGCACTCTTTAAATGCTGAGCAAAAAGCTTGTAAAATCAGCAATTTAAGATCCACACTATTGGGAGGTAACAGCGTGGAGAAAGGCCCAGGCAGAGCAGCTCTGTGCCCTCC includes:
- the TTC19 gene encoding tetratricopeptide repeat protein 19, mitochondrial isoform X3 — translated: MKDEPEEAELILHDALRLAHKSHNTKAIAYTYDLMANLAFIRGQLENAEKLFKATMSYLLGGGMQQEDNAIIEISLKLATIYAAQSRQELALAGYEFCISTLEEKIERERELSEDVVSADDKANTRLLLGMCLDTYARYLLFSQQPSQAQRMYEKALRISEEILGERHPQTIVLLNDLATTLDTQGRTDEACVHAQRASDLARQVAHPELHVLLSNLAAVLTHRELYAQAEETYREALRQAELKRDEASVQHIREELAELARKSRPLS